One segment of Deltaproteobacteria bacterium DNA contains the following:
- a CDS encoding AAA family ATPase, whose translation MQCPQCHTENPAAAKFCNGCGAKLNFSCPQCAHVNLPGSRFCNECGAALSGKAKDAGPQTDRLRDTRPDAAERRQLTVMFCDLVGSTALSAQLDPEELREVIGAYQQTCAAVIQRYEGHIAQYLGDGLLVYFGYPAAHEDDAQRAVRAGLEIIAAMAKQVPSPPVGEGQGEGVVGVHGDTSLQVRLGIHTGPVVVGEIGSGAKREQLALGETPNVAARLQGLADPNTIVLSSATQRLVAGLFDCQDLGAQPLKGIATPLTLYRVLGASAAQSRLDAIMPTGLTPLVGREEELALLQRRWTQTTDREGQVVLLSGEPGIGKSRLVRELRERAEQDHAMRLEFRCSPYYQNSALYPIIEHLHRLLHWQKEDTPQTKLAKLHTTLACYRFPQADTQALFAALLSLPQPADAPPLNLSPQRQKQKTAEALIAWLVEEAERAPVYCAWEDVHWADPSTLELLGLLIDQTPTTRLFVLLTSRPEFVPPWGQHGHVSQLTLSRLGRRQVPQMIAQATRGKMLPADVVQQIVAKTDGVPLFVEELTKMIIESGLLTEMNGHYELRGPLPPLAIPSTLQDSLMARLDRLATTKEIAQVGATLGREFSYDVLRAVSPVEETMLQQGLRQLVQAELLYQRGTPPQATYLFKHALIQDTAYQSLLKSRRHQLHQQVAQVLEECFPETKDTQPELLAHHYTEAGLIAQAIPYWQQAGQRASQHSALVEAIAHLTKGLELLKALPDTSERTQQELDLHITLGPALTSTKGWAAPEVEKTYIRARELCQQVGATSQLFPVLWGLWVFYLNWGEIQTTHELAKQMLNLAQRLQDPALLLEAEVALGYTSYYLGNFDSAREHVEQGIALYDPQQHPALALLYGGVDPGMICLCVAAQALWTLGYPDQALKRSHEAIILAQQLSHPHSLAFALGHAARVHQFCQDRQAAYERAEAAMILSTEHRLSFWLAWGTVVGGWALVKQGQKKEGIAQIHQGLTAHLATGAKLWRPYYLALLAEAYENTGRIEEGLTVLAEALAAVDKTQERYYEAELYRLKGELTLQQEGLRLQAIGLREKTKEEGVRLQAIGLREKTEEAEGCFFKAIEIAQRQQAKSLELRAVMSLARLRQQQGKKSEACNMLAAIYNWFTEGFDTVDLKEAKALLEELSQ comes from the coding sequence ATGCAGTGCCCACAGTGTCATACTGAAAATCCCGCTGCTGCCAAGTTCTGTAACGGATGCGGGGCGAAGCTGAATTTTTCCTGTCCGCAATGTGCTCACGTGAATCTCCCCGGAAGCCGTTTCTGTAACGAGTGCGGCGCAGCGCTGTCGGGCAAGGCAAAAGACGCTGGCCCCCAGACTGACAGACTGAGAGACACTCGACCGGATGCCGCCGAACGGCGGCAGCTCACGGTGATGTTCTGTGACCTGGTGGGCTCGACCGCGTTGTCAGCGCAACTGGACCCGGAAGAACTGCGCGAGGTGATTGGCGCGTATCAACAGACCTGCGCGGCAGTGATCCAGCGGTATGAAGGCCATATTGCCCAATACCTGGGCGACGGTCTGCTCGTCTACTTCGGCTATCCGGCGGCACATGAAGATGACGCCCAGCGCGCGGTGCGGGCCGGATTGGAAATCATCGCCGCCATGGCAAAACAGGTCCCCTCTCCCCCCGTGGGAGAGGGACAGGGAGAGGGGGTCGTCGGGGTACACGGCGATACGTCCCTGCAAGTCCGCCTCGGCATCCACACCGGCCCAGTCGTGGTGGGCGAGATCGGCAGTGGAGCTAAGCGCGAGCAATTGGCCTTGGGCGAGACCCCCAATGTCGCTGCCCGTCTCCAAGGGCTCGCGGACCCGAACACCATCGTCCTGAGCAGTGCGACCCAGCGGTTAGTGGCCGGTCTCTTCGACTGCCAAGACTTGGGAGCCCAGCCGTTGAAGGGCATCGCTACTCCGCTGACGCTGTACCGCGTCCTGGGCGCAAGCGCGGCGCAAAGCCGCCTTGACGCGATAATGCCCACGGGGCTGACGCCATTAGTCGGCCGCGAAGAGGAACTGGCCCTCCTCCAGCGGCGCTGGACGCAGACCACCGACCGCGAAGGGCAGGTGGTGTTGCTCAGCGGCGAGCCGGGCATTGGCAAATCGCGGCTGGTGCGGGAACTGCGTGAGCGGGCGGAGCAAGATCACGCCATGCGGCTGGAATTTCGCTGCTCCCCGTATTACCAGAACAGCGCCCTGTATCCGATCATTGAGCATCTGCACCGCCTGCTGCACTGGCAGAAAGAGGATACGCCGCAGACCAAGCTGGCCAAGCTCCACACTACCCTCGCCTGCTACCGCTTCCCCCAAGCCGATACACAAGCCTTGTTTGCCGCCTTACTGTCTTTGCCCCAGCCCGCCGATGCGCCTCCACTCAATCTCAGCCCCCAACGACAGAAACAGAAGACCGCAGAAGCCTTGATCGCCTGGCTGGTGGAAGAGGCCGAGCGGGCACCGGTGTACTGCGCCTGGGAGGATGTGCACTGGGCCGATCCGTCTACTCTCGAGTTGCTGGGGCTGCTCATCGATCAGACACCCACCACCCGACTCTTCGTGTTGCTCACCAGTCGGCCCGAGTTCGTTCCGCCCTGGGGACAACACGGCCATGTCAGTCAGTTGACCTTGAGCCGGTTAGGGCGGCGGCAGGTGCCGCAGATGATCGCACAGGCGACGAGGGGCAAGATGTTACCGGCAGACGTGGTACAGCAGATTGTCGCCAAGACGGATGGGGTGCCGTTGTTTGTCGAAGAGTTGACCAAGATGATAATCGAGTCGGGGCTGCTCACTGAGATGAACGGCCACTATGAGCTGCGGGGGCCGTTACCGCCGCTGGCCATTCCCTCTACGTTACAGGATTCGTTGATGGCGCGGTTGGATCGGCTGGCCACGACCAAAGAGATCGCGCAGGTGGGAGCCACGCTCGGCAGAGAGTTTTCCTACGATGTGCTCCGCGCAGTCTCGCCGGTGGAAGAGACCATGCTCCAGCAGGGGCTGCGTCAGTTGGTACAGGCGGAGTTGCTCTATCAACGGGGGACGCCACCCCAGGCGACCTACCTCTTCAAGCATGCGTTGATCCAGGACACGGCGTATCAATCGCTGCTCAAGAGCCGCCGTCACCAGCTCCACCAGCAGGTTGCCCAGGTGTTAGAGGAGTGCTTCCCTGAGACGAAAGACACGCAACCCGAGTTGCTGGCCCATCATTACACCGAGGCCGGATTGATCGCCCAAGCCATTCCCTATTGGCAACAGGCCGGACAAAGAGCCTCCCAACACTCGGCCCTTGTGGAAGCGATCGCTCACCTCACGAAGGGGCTGGAGTTGCTCAAGGCTCTCCCGGACACGTCAGAGCGCACCCAACAGGAGCTAGACTTGCACATCACCCTCGGCCCAGCCTTGACATCCACTAAAGGATGGGCTGCTCCAGAAGTGGAAAAAACCTACATCCGGGCACGAGAGCTGTGTCAACAGGTAGGAGCAACCTCTCAGCTCTTCCCAGTGCTGTGGGGACTGTGGGTGTTCTATTTGAACTGGGGGGAGATACAGACGACACATGAGCTGGCGAAGCAGATGCTGAACCTAGCCCAGAGGCTACAGGACCCCGCTCTTCTCCTAGAGGCCGAGGTAGCGCTAGGGTACACCTCGTACTACCTCGGAAACTTTGACTCAGCCCGAGAGCACGTAGAGCAGGGCATTGCCCTCTATGACCCCCAGCAGCACCCCGCGCTGGCTCTTCTCTATGGTGGGGTCGACCCTGGGATGATTTGCCTATGCGTTGCGGCCCAAGCCCTCTGGACTCTTGGCTATCCGGACCAAGCCCTAAAGAGGAGTCATGAAGCAATTATCCTGGCCCAGCAGCTGTCTCACCCCCATAGCCTGGCTTTTGCCCTAGGCCATGCTGCCAGAGTCCACCAGTTCTGTCAGGACAGGCAAGCAGCCTACGAGCGGGCAGAGGCAGCCATGATCCTCTCGACCGAGCACAGGCTGTCGTTCTGGTTAGCGTGGGGGACCGTCGTGGGGGGGTGGGCGCTGGTCAAGCAAGGGCAGAAGAAGGAAGGGATTGCTCAGATACATCAGGGCTTGACCGCTCACCTGGCTACGGGGGCAAAGCTGTGGCGACCCTATTATCTTGCCCTGCTGGCTGAGGCGTATGAGAATACAGGGCGGATAGAGGAAGGGCTAACCGTGCTAGCCGAGGCGCTGGCTGCGGTGGACAAAACTCAAGAGCGTTACTACGAAGCGGAGTTGTATCGCCTCAAAGGCGAACTGACGCTGCAACAGGAAGGCTTAAGGCTGCAGGCTATAGGCTTGAGGGAGAAGACAAAGGAAGAAGGGGTTAGGCTGCAGGCTATAGGCTTGAGGGAGAAGACGGAGGAGGCGGAGGGGTGTTTCTTCAAAGCCATTGAGATCGCGCAGCGCCAACAAGCGAAGTCGCTCGAACTGCGCGCCGTGATGAGCCTGGCCCGGCTACGGCAACAGCAAGGCAAGAAGAGCGAAGCATGCAACATGTTGGCAGCAATCTACAATTGGTTCACCGAAGGATTTGACACAGTCGATCTAAAAGAGGCAAAGGCATTGCTGGAGGAATTGAGTCAGTGA
- the ybeY gene encoding rRNA maturation RNase YbeY: MTIDISGKAPGVSRKELRQWMRRILRHLSQPQAELSLALVTDSEIHRLNRQYRGKDKPTDVLSFPLADAVQPTLLGDVVISVETATRQAQRRRHSLPEELQTLLIHGILHLLGYDHEISRSEAIRMHRKEREIKAILDHQVVEVIEDKTEILH, encoded by the coding sequence ATGACGATCGACATCTCCGGCAAAGCCCCAGGAGTGAGCCGGAAGGAGCTACGCCAATGGATGCGGAGAATACTGCGGCACCTCAGCCAGCCACAAGCGGAACTCAGTCTCGCGCTGGTGACGGACTCGGAGATTCACCGCTTGAATCGCCAATATCGCGGGAAGGACAAACCGACTGACGTCCTCTCCTTTCCGCTTGCCGATGCAGTACAGCCGACTCTTCTGGGCGACGTGGTGATTTCTGTTGAGACCGCCACGCGCCAGGCGCAACGCCGCCGGCATTCGCTGCCAGAAGAGCTGCAAACGCTGCTCATCCACGGCATTCTGCACCTGCTCGGCTACGACCACGAAATCTCCCGTAGCGAAGCGATCCGCATGCATCGGAAAGAACGGGAGATAAAGGCTATATTGGATCATCAAGTGGTCGAGGTTATTGAAGACAAGACTGAGATCCTTCACTGA